The Bacteroidota bacterium genome contains a region encoding:
- the rpsG gene encoding 30S ribosomal protein S7, whose protein sequence is MRKSKPKKARRLPDPKFNDLLVARFVNDLMVDGKKSISLKIFYDALDIVDKKMEKNEMSPIDIWKKSLENITPAVEVKSRRVGGATFQVPMEIRPDRKVSISIKNMIMYARKRSGRSMGEKLANEIISAYNEEGGAFKKKEDTHRMAEANKAFAHFRF, encoded by the coding sequence ATGAGAAAGTCAAAACCAAAAAAGGCACGAAGGCTACCAGATCCTAAATTCAATGATCTTCTAGTAGCAAGATTTGTGAATGATTTAATGGTAGATGGAAAGAAAAGTATTTCATTGAAAATATTCTATGATGCTCTTGATATTGTAGATAAAAAGATGGAAAAAAACGAGATGTCGCCTATAGATATTTGGAAGAAATCTTTAGAAAACATTACTCCGGCTGTTGAAGTAAAAAGCCGACGAGTTGGTGGTGCAACGTTTCAAGTTCCAATGGAAATCAGACCAGATAGAAAAGTTTCTATAAGCATCAAAAACATGATTATGTATGCCAGAAAAAGGAGCGGAAGATCAATGGGTGAAAAATTGGCTAACGAAATCATTTCTGCATACAACGAAGAGGGTGGTGCTTTTAAGAAGAAAGAAGATACACACAGAATGGCAGAAGCAAACAAAGCTTTCGCACATTTCAGGTTTTAA
- a CDS encoding saccharopine dehydrogenase, which yields MKKVLILGAGMVANPIIQYLLNSDIKVTVATQFKTDAEKLIAGHKNGTSIAWTADDESTLSKLVADNDITVSLLPYGFHLMVAKLCIEHKKNMVTTSYVKKEMKELHDEAKKAGVIILNELGVDPGIDHMSAMRIIENVHEKGGQIEEFYSICGALVAPEVEKNPFNYKFTWAPKGVVMAGNNDGKYLLKGKEVYVDTENLFKNPIKIDFPEIGELEVYPNRDSLSYIDLYGIPETKTIYRGTFRYQKWCEVIDAIKALNLLNNDKINLNGKTYAEFMAKMIGTDNSQNLKQKVADYLEVSINSNPIIAIEWLGLFEDKLIGCEENSAFEITSDLMIDKMMIGKEERDMVVMQHTFVASYENNKKEVIKSRLIDFGTLQTDTSVARTVALPAAVAVKMLLEGKIKATGVHIPVIPEIYHPILDSLEELNIKMIEEYGLPLSENIQ from the coding sequence ATGAAAAAAGTCCTCATTTTGGGTGCAGGAATGGTTGCAAATCCAATCATTCAGTATTTATTAAACTCTGATATAAAAGTAACAGTTGCCACCCAATTCAAAACCGATGCAGAGAAATTAATAGCAGGTCATAAAAACGGAACCTCAATAGCCTGGACAGCAGACGATGAATCCACGCTCAGCAAATTAGTTGCAGATAATGATATTACCGTAAGTTTGCTACCCTATGGATTTCATCTTATGGTGGCTAAACTTTGTATAGAACACAAAAAAAATATGGTTACCACTTCGTATGTGAAAAAAGAAATGAAAGAACTTCACGACGAAGCAAAAAAAGCCGGTGTAATAATTCTTAATGAATTAGGTGTAGATCCGGGAATCGACCATATGTCTGCCATGCGGATAATTGAAAATGTTCATGAAAAAGGAGGGCAAATAGAAGAATTCTACTCAATTTGTGGAGCCTTAGTAGCTCCAGAAGTAGAAAAAAACCCATTTAATTATAAGTTTACTTGGGCTCCAAAAGGAGTAGTAATGGCCGGAAACAATGATGGGAAGTATTTGTTAAAAGGTAAAGAAGTTTATGTTGATACTGAAAACCTTTTCAAAAATCCAATCAAAATTGACTTCCCTGAAATAGGCGAATTAGAAGTATATCCCAACAGAGACTCACTATCATATATAGATTTGTACGGAATTCCAGAAACAAAAACAATCTATCGCGGAACTTTCAGATATCAAAAATGGTGCGAAGTTATTGATGCAATAAAAGCTTTGAATTTACTCAACAACGATAAAATAAATTTAAATGGTAAAACATATGCTGAATTCATGGCCAAAATGATTGGAACCGACAACTCCCAAAACTTAAAACAAAAAGTAGCCGATTACTTAGAAGTTTCAATAAACTCAAATCCAATAATTGCAATAGAGTGGTTAGGATTATTTGAAGATAAACTGATAGGATGCGAAGAAAACTCTGCTTTTGAGATCACTTCCGATTTGATGATAGATAAAATGATGATTGGCAAAGAAGAGAGAGATATGGTAGTAATGCAGCACACATTTGTAGCAAGTTATGAAAACAATAAAAAAGAAGTTATAAAATCTCGGTTAATCGATTTTGGCACATTGCAAACAGATACTTCTGTAGCAAGAACCGTTGCACTCCCAGCAGCAGTAGCAGTGAAAATGTTGCTCGAAGGAAAAATAAAAGCTACTGGAGTACATATACCTGTCATTCCAGAAATATACCATCCAATTCTTGATTCGCTTGAAGAACTAAATATAAAAATGATTGAAGAATACGGTTTGCCGCTTAGCGAGAACATTCAGTAA
- the serC gene encoding 3-phosphoserine/phosphohydroxythreonine transaminase codes for MKKHNFYAGPSILPQFTIDETAKALQNFAGTGLSIMEISHRSKEFVAVVDEAVALFKELLNIPEGYKVIFLGGGASTQFAMIPFNLMNKKAAYLNTGSWAAKAQKEAKNFGEMVEVASSKEATYNYIPKNYEIPADADYFHITTNNTIYGTEIKYDMDINIPLIADMSSDIFSRPMDVSKYTLIYGGAQKNLAPSGVTFVIVKESALGKVDRTIPTMLDYRTHIDKESMFNTPPCVPIFAALQTLKWLKAQGGLEAVHANNLKKANLLYDEIDRNPLFKAAVADEEDRSIMNICFVMNDEYKDLEKEFFNYATSMGMIGIKGHRSVGGFRASTYNALPIDSVQALVDVMREYEEKI; via the coding sequence ATGAAAAAACATAATTTTTACGCTGGTCCATCAATTTTGCCACAGTTTACGATAGATGAAACAGCCAAAGCTTTGCAAAATTTTGCAGGAACAGGTTTGTCCATCATGGAAATTTCACACCGCAGTAAAGAATTTGTAGCGGTAGTTGACGAAGCAGTAGCATTATTCAAAGAACTATTAAATATTCCGGAAGGATATAAGGTCATATTTCTCGGAGGAGGTGCAAGCACACAATTTGCGATGATACCTTTTAATTTAATGAACAAAAAAGCTGCGTATCTAAATACAGGTTCATGGGCAGCGAAAGCTCAGAAAGAAGCAAAAAACTTTGGCGAAATGGTAGAAGTTGCATCATCGAAAGAAGCAACATACAACTATATTCCTAAAAATTATGAAATACCTGCCGATGCAGATTATTTCCATATCACGACCAATAACACAATTTACGGAACGGAGATTAAATACGACATGGACATCAATATTCCATTAATTGCAGACATGTCCTCAGATATTTTTAGTCGTCCAATGGATGTTTCAAAATACACATTAATCTATGGTGGTGCACAAAAAAATCTTGCTCCTTCTGGTGTAACTTTCGTTATTGTTAAAGAATCTGCCTTGGGTAAAGTTGATAGAACAATTCCAACCATGTTAGATTATCGAACACATATCGATAAAGAATCTATGTTCAACACACCACCATGTGTCCCAATTTTTGCTGCTCTTCAAACATTGAAATGGTTGAAAGCACAAGGCGGACTTGAAGCTGTTCATGCAAACAACCTCAAAAAAGCAAATTTGTTATACGACGAAATAGATAGAAATCCTCTTTTTAAAGCTGCAGTTGCAGACGAAGAAGACCGTTCTATTATGAATATTTGCTTTGTGATGAACGATGAATACAAAGATTTGGAAAAAGAATTTTTCAATTATGCAACAAGCATGGGAATGATAGGAATAAAAGGCCATAGATCAGTTGGTGGATTTAGAGCTTCTACCTACAATGCCTTACCGATTGACAGCGTTCAAGCCCTTGTTGATGTAATGAGAGAATACGAAGAGAAAATTTAA
- the fusA gene encoding elongation factor G has product MNIDLKHNRNIGIAAHIDAGKTTTTERILFYTGLTHRIGEVDDGAATMDWMIQEQERGITITSAAITTYWHYLKQKHKINIIDTPGHVDFTVEVERSLRVLDGAIAIFCAVGGVEPQSETIWRQANKYNVPRIAFVNKMDRSGADFIGVVSQIEKKLSAKAIPLQIPIGAEEDFIGVIDLIENKAIVWDSEDTSGLKFEYEEIPEEYKAEALEWRTKLVEGVAEHRDYLLEKYLDNPNSITKEEMIEVIREATVDLTIVPVLCGSAAKNIGIQPLIDSIVCFLPNPLDRGATIGINPRTNSEVFLKPEEEEQLSGLVFKIATDPYFGKLAFLRVYSGNLNAGSVIYNTRTKRRERVSRIFQMHANKQNSINKISAGDIGAIVGLKNIRTGDTLSNDKFPLLLESITFPQPVLGVAIEAKTQDDVEKLSMALSKLSEEDPTFQVSTDPDSGQTIISGMGELHLEIIIDRMQREYNIECSQGIPQVAYREAITSNHKLRKVYKKQSGGKGKFADFTFEMSPCKNGEIGLEFIDKTKGNIIPKDFVSAIEKGFKESMSNGPIGGFPINSVKIELIDGAYHDVDSDALSFEIAAKISFKEAFARANPVLLEPIMSAEVSTPEICLGDIIADFNKRRGKIEGMEDKKDFKTIKAKVPLSKTFGYVTDLRTLTSGRGNSSMEFSHFEKVPDAIEKDLINKIKGIYNYE; this is encoded by the coding sequence ATGAATATTGACCTGAAACATAATAGAAACATTGGCATTGCTGCTCACATTGATGCTGGTAAAACAACAACTACCGAAAGGATTTTGTTTTATACCGGTTTGACTCATCGAATTGGTGAGGTAGATGACGGAGCTGCAACAATGGATTGGATGATTCAGGAACAAGAAAGAGGAATTACGATTACCTCAGCTGCAATTACAACATATTGGCACTATCTTAAACAAAAACACAAAATTAACATCATTGATACTCCCGGACATGTCGATTTTACTGTTGAAGTTGAAAGATCTTTGAGAGTCTTGGACGGAGCTATTGCTATTTTTTGTGCAGTAGGTGGTGTCGAACCACAGTCTGAAACAATTTGGCGACAAGCAAATAAGTATAATGTACCAAGAATTGCATTTGTTAATAAAATGGATCGCTCAGGTGCCGATTTTATTGGTGTTGTCAGTCAAATAGAAAAAAAATTATCTGCAAAAGCAATTCCACTGCAAATACCGATTGGAGCTGAAGAAGATTTCATTGGTGTAATTGATTTAATTGAAAACAAAGCAATAGTTTGGGATAGTGAAGATACTTCAGGTCTCAAATTTGAATATGAAGAAATACCAGAAGAATATAAAGCCGAAGCTTTAGAATGGAGAACAAAACTGGTAGAAGGTGTTGCAGAACATAGAGACTATTTGCTCGAAAAATATCTTGATAATCCCAATTCAATCACCAAAGAAGAAATGATTGAAGTAATTAGGGAAGCAACTGTAGATTTAACAATTGTACCGGTTTTATGTGGTTCTGCTGCAAAAAATATTGGTATCCAACCTTTAATTGATAGCATAGTTTGTTTTTTGCCAAATCCTTTAGATAGAGGTGCAACAATTGGAATAAATCCCAGAACAAATTCTGAAGTTTTCCTAAAACCTGAAGAAGAAGAACAACTATCAGGTTTAGTTTTTAAAATTGCCACAGACCCATACTTTGGAAAATTAGCATTCCTTCGAGTTTATTCAGGAAATTTAAATGCAGGAAGTGTTATTTATAATACCAGAACAAAAAGACGTGAGAGAGTTTCTCGAATATTTCAAATGCACGCAAACAAACAAAATTCTATTAATAAGATAAGTGCTGGAGATATTGGAGCAATTGTTGGATTAAAGAATATACGAACCGGAGACACGCTAAGCAACGATAAATTCCCGCTACTATTAGAATCAATTACTTTTCCTCAACCAGTTCTTGGAGTTGCAATTGAAGCAAAAACACAAGACGATGTAGAAAAACTTTCGATGGCTCTCAGCAAACTATCTGAAGAAGATCCAACTTTTCAAGTGAGTACAGATCCTGATTCTGGCCAGACAATAATTAGCGGCATGGGCGAGCTTCATCTCGAAATTATAATTGACAGAATGCAACGCGAATATAATATCGAATGTAGTCAAGGGATTCCACAAGTTGCATATAGAGAGGCAATTACCTCTAATCATAAATTACGAAAAGTATATAAAAAGCAATCAGGCGGAAAAGGTAAATTTGCCGATTTTACATTTGAAATGTCTCCATGTAAAAATGGAGAAATAGGCTTAGAGTTTATTGATAAAACCAAAGGGAACATAATTCCAAAAGACTTTGTGTCAGCAATTGAAAAAGGCTTTAAAGAATCAATGTCGAACGGACCAATAGGAGGATTTCCTATAAATAGCGTAAAGATTGAATTAATTGATGGTGCATATCACGATGTAGATTCAGATGCCCTCTCTTTCGAAATTGCTGCCAAAATTTCATTTAAAGAAGCATTTGCAAGAGCAAATCCTGTGTTGTTAGAACCCATAATGAGTGCAGAAGTTAGTACACCGGAGATTTGTCTCGGAGATATTATTGCTGATTTTAATAAACGTCGAGGAAAAATCGAAGGAATGGAAGATAAAAAGGACTTTAAAACTATAAAAGCTAAAGTTCCTTTGTCAAAGACTTTTGGATATGTAACTGATCTAAGAACATTAACCTCAGGGCGAGGAAACTCAAGCATGGAATTTTCGCATTTCGAAAAAGTACCCGATGCTATTGAGAAAGATTTGATAAATAAGATAAAAGGAATATATAATTACGAATAA
- a CDS encoding DUF2795 domain-containing protein yields MYWTLELASKLEDAPWPATKDELIDFGIRSGAPLEVIENLQEIEDEGDVYDSIEDIWPDYPSKDDFFFNEDEY; encoded by the coding sequence ATGTATTGGACACTTGAATTAGCTTCAAAATTAGAAGATGCACCATGGCCTGCAACCAAAGACGAATTAATTGATTTTGGTATTAGAAGCGGTGCGCCTCTTGAGGTAATAGAAAATTTGCAGGAAATTGAGGACGAAGGAGATGTTTACGACAGCATTGAAGATATCTGGCCCGACTATCCTAGCAAAGATGATTTCTTCTTCAACGAAGATGAGTACTAA
- a CDS encoding 3-phosphoglycerate dehydrogenase, producing the protein MKKVLIATIKPFAAAAVSSIKSVFEKVSDYEIQLLEKYEKQDDFVKAVEDADALIIRSDKATREVIEAGKNLKIIIRAGAGYDNIDLQAATEKNIVAMNTPGQNSNAVAELALGMMVFNARNGFNGKSGTELKDKTLGIHAYGNVGRLIGKIAKGFGMKVYAFDPFISDEDISKDDVIPLNSVEELYKTCNYVSLNIPANEKTKKSINYDLMSMMPKNAFIVNTARKEVVCEESLMKLLAERTDFSYISDIAPDCKDEIAEKFPNQFFFTPKKMGAQTAEANINAGLAAANQIINFFANGDTTFKVN; encoded by the coding sequence ATGAAAAAAGTTTTAATTGCAACCATTAAACCATTTGCTGCGGCAGCAGTTTCAAGCATAAAATCAGTTTTTGAAAAAGTATCTGATTACGAAATTCAACTTCTCGAAAAATACGAAAAACAAGATGATTTTGTAAAAGCAGTGGAAGATGCCGATGCTTTGATAATTAGAAGTGACAAAGCTACAAGAGAAGTAATCGAAGCTGGGAAAAACTTAAAAATAATTATTCGTGCAGGTGCAGGATACGACAATATTGACCTTCAGGCAGCAACGGAAAAAAATATTGTTGCAATGAATACACCTGGGCAAAACTCTAATGCAGTTGCTGAACTTGCTCTCGGAATGATGGTCTTTAATGCAAGAAATGGCTTTAATGGTAAATCAGGAACAGAACTAAAAGATAAAACATTAGGAATACATGCCTATGGAAATGTCGGTCGGTTGATAGGAAAAATAGCTAAAGGATTTGGAATGAAAGTTTATGCTTTTGATCCATTCATCAGCGACGAAGATATTAGTAAAGACGATGTTATTCCATTAAATTCAGTAGAAGAGCTTTACAAAACTTGCAATTATGTATCATTAAATATTCCGGCAAATGAAAAGACAAAAAAATCTATAAACTATGATTTAATGTCGATGATGCCAAAAAATGCCTTTATTGTTAATACAGCAAGAAAAGAAGTAGTTTGTGAAGAATCTCTAATGAAGTTGCTTGCCGAAAGAACTGATTTTAGTTACATATCAGATATAGCACCAGATTGTAAAGACGAGATTGCAGAAAAATTTCCTAACCAATTTTTCTTCACACCAAAAAAAATGGGAGCTCAAACTGCCGAAGCCAATATAAATGCTGGATTAGCGGCTGCAAATCAAATAATCAATTTCTTCGCAAACGGTGATACCACTTTCAAAGTTAACTAA
- the rpsJ gene encoding 30S ribosomal protein S10 yields MSQKIRIKLKSYDHNLVDKSAEKIVKTVKTTGAVISGPIPLPTHKRIFTVLRSPFVNKKSREQFQLSSYKRLLDIYSSTAKTIDALMKLELPSGVEVEIKV; encoded by the coding sequence ATGAGTCAGAAGATTAGAATAAAATTAAAATCTTACGATCATAACTTGGTAGATAAATCTGCTGAGAAGATTGTTAAAACTGTAAAAACAACGGGTGCGGTCATTAGCGGCCCAATTCCATTGCCAACTCACAAAAGAATTTTTACTGTTTTGCGCTCACCGTTTGTAAACAAAAAATCAAGAGAACAATTTCAATTATCTTCATATAAGAGATTATTAGATATTTACAGTTCTACTGCAAAAACTATTGATGCTCTTATGAAATTGGAATTACCAAGCGGAGTTGAAGTAGAAATAAAAGTATAA
- the rplC gene encoding 50S ribosomal protein L3, with protein MPGLIGKKIGMTSIFSAEGKNIPCTVIEAGPCFVTQIKTKAKDGYDAVQIAFGEKKPKHSNKAMIGHFNKANTGPKSKLHEFRGVFDHLKLGDVLKLEEVLKHDRWIDVTGISKGKGFQGVVKRYNFKGVGDATHGQHNRLRAPGSLGASSYPSRVFKGMRMGGRMGGDQVMMINLSIVEKMPEKNLLVVKGSVPGPNGSFLIINK; from the coding sequence ATGCCAGGATTAATAGGAAAAAAAATCGGAATGACTTCGATTTTCAGTGCCGAGGGTAAAAATATACCATGCACTGTTATAGAGGCTGGTCCTTGTTTTGTTACACAAATCAAGACTAAAGCCAAAGATGGTTACGATGCAGTCCAGATAGCATTTGGTGAAAAAAAACCGAAACATAGCAATAAAGCTATGATTGGTCATTTCAATAAAGCAAATACAGGACCTAAGAGTAAACTTCACGAATTTAGAGGAGTTTTTGATCATCTTAAATTGGGTGATGTTTTGAAATTAGAAGAAGTTTTGAAACATGACCGCTGGATAGATGTTACAGGAATTTCTAAAGGAAAAGGATTTCAGGGAGTTGTAAAAAGATATAATTTTAAAGGAGTAGGAGATGCTACGCACGGACAACACAATCGCTTAAGAGCACCAGGTTCTTTGGGTGCTTCTTCATATCCTTCAAGAGTTTTCAAAGGCATGAGAATGGGTGGTAGAATGGGTGGAGATCAAGTGATGATGATTAATCTTAGCATCGTTGAAAAAATGCCTGAGAAAAATTTGTTAGTTGTAAAAGGCTCTGTCCCAGGTCCAAATGGTTCATTTTTAATTATCAATAAGTAA
- a CDS encoding ABC transporter ATP-binding protein: MDNKSVITFKEIKKYYKVGTEVVKALRGVSIEIKKGEYVAIMGPSGSGKSTMMNIIGCLDTPTNGNYVLNGTDVSHLNDDNLAEIRNNEIGFVFQTFNLLPRYNSLENVMLPLIYAGKSKQQRIERANEVLESVGLSDRVLHKPNELSGGQRQRVAMARALVNHPSIILADEPTGNLDSKTSIEMMKLFKEIHEKGNTIIIVTHEEDIAQYAKRIIRLIDGQIASDKLTELTTKD, encoded by the coding sequence ATGGACAATAAATCTGTAATCACATTTAAGGAAATAAAGAAGTATTATAAGGTAGGAACAGAAGTAGTAAAAGCACTGAGAGGTGTTTCTATTGAAATAAAAAAAGGTGAATATGTTGCTATCATGGGACCATCTGGTTCAGGAAAATCAACAATGATGAATATTATAGGTTGCCTCGATACTCCAACAAATGGTAACTATGTTCTGAATGGAACAGATGTAAGTCATTTGAATGACGACAATCTTGCAGAAATAAGAAATAATGAAATTGGATTTGTCTTTCAGACATTTAATCTTTTGCCACGATACAATTCTTTAGAAAATGTTATGCTACCTCTTATTTATGCAGGAAAATCGAAACAACAAAGAATTGAAAGAGCAAATGAAGTTTTAGAAAGTGTAGGACTTTCTGACAGAGTTTTACATAAACCAAATGAACTTTCCGGAGGTCAGCGCCAGCGAGTTGCAATGGCAAGAGCACTCGTCAATCATCCATCAATAATTCTTGCAGACGAACCTACAGGAAATTTAGATTCAAAAACATCGATAGAAATGATGAAACTTTTTAAAGAAATTCATGAAAAAGGAAATACAATAATTATTGTTACTCATGAAGAAGATATTGCTCAATATGCCAAAAGAATCATTAGACTTATTGATGGACAGATTGCTTCTGATAAATTAACAGAGTTAACTACTAAAGACTAA
- a CDS encoding 30S ribosomal protein S12 has protein sequence MPTIQQLVRKGRKEIIVKNKSRALDACPQRRGVCLRVYTTTPKKPNSAMRKVARVRLTNGNEVNAYIPGEGHNLQEHSIVLIRGGRVKDLPGVRYHIIRGALDTTGVEGRTQRRSKYGTKRPKVKK, from the coding sequence ATGCCTACTATTCAACAATTAGTTAGAAAAGGAAGGAAAGAGATTATCGTAAAAAATAAGTCAAGAGCTTTAGATGCTTGTCCTCAACGAAGAGGTGTTTGTCTGAGAGTTTATACAACCACACCCAAAAAACCTAATTCTGCAATGCGAAAAGTTGCTAGAGTAAGATTAACAAATGGAAATGAAGTGAATGCTTATATTCCAGGTGAAGGTCATAATCTTCAGGAACACTCAATAGTATTAATCAGAGGTGGAAGAGTAAAAGACCTTCCTGGAGTTCGGTACCATATAATAAGAGGTGCACTTGATACTACCGGAGTTGAAGGAAGAACTCAAAGGCGTTCGAAGTACGGAACAAAAAGACCAAAGGTTAAAAAATAA
- a CDS encoding cob(I)yrinic acid a,c-diamide adenosyltransferase, giving the protein MKIYTKTGDHGSSSLIGGKRLPKNHIRFEAYGTIDELNSYIGLLGSQSIEFSIKEDLKKIQNILFTIGSNLASDNPDVSENLPKVSEKDIDYLEKQIDLFEKNLPTMTKFILPGGNSVVGICHVARSICRRAERKIVELMQNESVEDQIPMYINRLSDFLFVLSRKLSKYFKLEEITWEK; this is encoded by the coding sequence GTGAAAATTTATACAAAAACAGGAGACCATGGATCATCTTCTTTGATAGGAGGAAAAAGACTTCCGAAAAATCATATCAGATTTGAAGCTTATGGAACAATCGATGAATTAAATTCATATATAGGCTTGCTCGGCTCACAATCTATTGAATTTTCGATAAAGGAAGACCTAAAAAAAATACAGAATATTTTATTTACAATAGGTTCGAATCTTGCAAGCGACAATCCTGATGTTTCGGAAAATCTTCCAAAAGTTTCTGAAAAAGATATTGATTATTTAGAAAAACAAATAGACCTTTTTGAAAAAAATTTGCCAACAATGACAAAGTTTATTTTACCAGGAGGAAACTCAGTTGTTGGGATTTGCCATGTAGCCAGAAGCATTTGTCGTAGAGCCGAAAGAAAAATCGTAGAACTTATGCAAAACGAATCTGTTGAAGATCAAATACCAATGTATATTAATCGATTATCAGACTTTTTATTTGTTTTATCTCGAAAATTAAGCAAATATTTTAAGCTTGAAGAAATTACATGGGAGAAATAA
- a CDS encoding DUF1015 domain-containing protein, with protein MAILKAFKGIRPPKELAKLVASRPYDVLNSEEARIEAKGNEHSLLHIIKPEIDFESKIDVHSEPVYNKAFENFTKFQEKGFLVQDKKDCLYIYAQTMDGRTQYGIVGCAAVEDYLNNVIKKHELTRNDKEEDRMKHVRINNANIEPVFFTYPAVAEIDEIVEKFTQNNITDYDFTADDGFGHHFWAIDDKNIIKRITDLFTKVPSTYVADGHHRTAAAALVGNEKKLNNPNHTGEEEYNYFLAVHFPDNQLSIIDYNRVVKDLNGLTENELFEKLNSVFDIKEKGSEIYKPNELHNFSMYLNGKWYSLTAKVGTYDDNDPIGVLDVTILSKLVLDNILDIKNLRTSKRIDFVGGIRGLGELKERVDCGEMAVAFALYPVSMKQLIDIADTGNIMPPKTTWFEPKLRSGLVIHSLD; from the coding sequence ATGGCAATACTAAAAGCATTTAAAGGAATACGACCTCCCAAAGAATTAGCAAAATTAGTAGCATCACGACCATACGATGTATTAAACTCAGAAGAAGCACGAATTGAAGCAAAAGGAAACGAGCATTCTTTACTACATATTATCAAACCTGAAATTGACTTTGAGTCTAAAATTGATGTGCATTCAGAACCGGTCTATAACAAAGCCTTTGAAAATTTCACGAAGTTTCAAGAGAAAGGATTTTTAGTTCAGGACAAAAAAGATTGTTTGTATATCTATGCTCAAACAATGGATGGAAGAACACAATACGGAATTGTAGGCTGTGCAGCAGTTGAAGATTATTTGAACAATGTAATAAAAAAACACGAGCTTACAAGAAACGATAAGGAAGAAGACCGAATGAAACATGTTCGTATAAATAATGCGAATATTGAGCCCGTTTTCTTTACCTATCCCGCTGTTGCAGAAATTGATGAGATTGTTGAAAAATTTACGCAAAACAATATAACAGATTACGATTTCACTGCCGATGATGGTTTTGGACATCATTTTTGGGCGATAGATGACAAAAACATAATAAAGAGAATTACCGATTTATTTACAAAAGTTCCTTCAACATATGTGGCTGATGGACACCACAGAACTGCCGCCGCCGCTTTAGTTGGAAATGAGAAGAAACTTAACAATCCGAATCATACCGGCGAAGAAGAATATAATTATTTTTTAGCTGTTCATTTTCCCGACAATCAACTGTCAATAATTGATTATAATCGAGTTGTAAAAGATTTGAATGGTTTAACGGAAAACGAATTATTTGAAAAACTCAATTCAGTTTTTGATATTAAGGAAAAAGGTTCGGAAATATATAAACCAAATGAACTTCATAATTTCAGCATGTATCTGAACGGAAAATGGTATTCGCTTACAGCGAAAGTCGGCACCTATGACGATAATGATCCTATCGGAGTTTTAGATGTTACTATATTATCAAAATTAGTTTTAGATAACATTTTAGATATTAAAAATCTACGAACATCTAAAAGAATAGATTTTGTTGGAGGAATAAGAGGTTTGGGAGAATTGAAAGAAAGAGTTGATTGTGGAGAAATGGCAGTAGCATTTGCTTTGTATCCGGTTTCGATGAAGCAACTTATTGATATTGCAGATACAGGAAACATTATGCCACCAAAAACTACATGGTTCGAACCAAAACTTCGTAGTGGTTTGGTCATTCATTCTTTAGATTAA